A window from Neodiprion fabricii isolate iyNeoFabr1 chromosome 2, iyNeoFabr1.1, whole genome shotgun sequence encodes these proteins:
- the LOC124176109 gene encoding tyrosine-protein phosphatase non-receptor type 14 isoform X1 yields the protein MPFKFHLKKSRQYNVISKNQYVICVELLDTGSIECTLDVQSLGHECLTNVAQRLGLGQPEFFGLSYISHHGSPATRWVQMDKPLKRQLEKEARSFNLRLRVMYFITDVQLIQDEITRYHYYLQLKMDVIDGRIHCNSREASTLASYSMQAEFGNYDPQRHTAEYLQQCILFSKNVIQADSSGQDSLLSAAIVRYKNLSGLTQAAAEELYVSIAVHLEGYGRETFAAKDDANNEIFLGISMNGIIIGYSNVQLTSFYSSTCIICYRWKDISNVINHKKTFKIECQAENEEPKQFHFSDARTAKYVWRLCISQHTFYMQHQESNLVNKMSNSHLDPDNIDVRDEIRDVNIDNEAKATSQAHFNSCNDISSSPFPVAASSINMDTLRALLPSYRPAPDYDTAVQRKYNTAPNGSHHYYANQSNVHSPTLAHEVCMSTIISPELSSLLGNAVNRSRY from the exons ATGCcgttcaaatttcatctaaaaaaaagtcgacAGTACAATGTTATATCTAAGAATCAGTATGTAATTTGTGTCGAGCTTTTGGACACAGGATCAATAGAATGTACCTTGGATGTACAAAGCCTGGGCCACGAATGTCTGACCAATGTAGCGCAGAGGCTAGGTCTTGGACAGCCAGAATTCTTCGGACTGAGCTATATCTCTCATCATGGATCGCCAGCAACGCGCTGGGTCCAGATGGACAAACCTCTTAAACGGCAACTTGAAAAGGAAGCTAGAAGCTTTAATTTGCGACTTAGAgttatgtattttattaccGACGTCCAGCTCATACAGGATGAAATAACGAG GTATCACTATTATCTACAACTGAAAATGGATGTTATCGATGGTAGAATTCACTGTAACTCTAGAGAGGCAAGCACCTTGGCAAGCTATTCGATGCAGGCAGAATTTGGCAATTACGACCCTCAACGACACACCGCAGAGTACCTTCAGCAGTGCAtactattttcaaaa AACGTTATACAAGCTGATTCTAGCGGGCAAGACTCATTACTTTCAGCAGCCATTGTTCGATACAAGAACCTTTCTGGTCTTACACAAGCTGCCGCAGAAGAACTTTATGTGTCTATTGCTGTACATCTGGAGGGTTATGGCCGAGAAACATTTGCTGCTAAG GATGATGCAAATAACGAAATCTTTCTTGGAATTTCAATGAACGGAATCATCATTGGGTACTCTAACGTGCAGCTGACATCATTTTACAG TTCTACCTGTATAATATGTTACAGATGGAAAGATATTAGCAATGTAATCAAtcataaaaaaacattcaaaatcGAATGTCAAGCTGAAAATGAAGAACCCAAGCAGTTTCATTTTAGTGATGCGCGAACAGCGAAGTATGTTTGGCGATTATGTATATCTCAGCATACATTCTACATGCAACACCAAGAGTCTAATCTCGTCAATAAAATGAGTAACAGTCATCTA gATCCTGATAATATTGATGTAAGAGATGAAATAAGAGACGTAAATATCGATAATGAAGCCAAAGCTACAAGTCAGGCACATTTCAATAGCTGCAATGATATATCCTCGTCGCCATTCCCTGTCGCTGCATCATCTATCAATATGGATACACTTCGTGCCTTACTTCCATCTTATAGACCGGCACCTGATTATGATACTGCCGTGCAAAGAAAATACAATACTGCCCCAAATGGTTCACATCACTATTACGCGAACCAATCGAATGTACATTCGCCCACACTTGCGCACGAAGTTTGTATGTCAACAATTATCAGCCCTGAATTATCGTCTCTactcggtaatgcagtgaaCAGAAGTAGATATTGA
- the LOC124176109 gene encoding tyrosine-protein phosphatase non-receptor type 14 isoform X2 produces MPFKFHLKKSRQYNVISKNQYVICVELLDTGSIECTLDVQSLGHECLTNVAQRLGLGQPEFFGLSYISHHGSPATRWVQMDKPLKRQLEKEARSFNLRLRVMYFITDVQLIQDEITRYHYYLQLKMDVIDGRIHCNSREASTLASYSMQAEFGNYDPQRHTAEYLQQCILFSKNVIQADSSGQDSLLSAAIVRYKNLSGLTQAAAEELYVSIAVHLEGYGRETFAAKDDANNEIFLGISMNGIIIGYSNVQLTSFYRWKDISNVINHKKTFKIECQAENEEPKQFHFSDARTAKYVWRLCISQHTFYMQHQESNLVNKMSNSHLDPDNIDVRDEIRDVNIDNEAKATSQAHFNSCNDISSSPFPVAASSINMDTLRALLPSYRPAPDYDTAVQRKYNTAPNGSHHYYANQSNVHSPTLAHEVCMSTIISPELSSLLGNAVNRSRY; encoded by the exons ATGCcgttcaaatttcatctaaaaaaaagtcgacAGTACAATGTTATATCTAAGAATCAGTATGTAATTTGTGTCGAGCTTTTGGACACAGGATCAATAGAATGTACCTTGGATGTACAAAGCCTGGGCCACGAATGTCTGACCAATGTAGCGCAGAGGCTAGGTCTTGGACAGCCAGAATTCTTCGGACTGAGCTATATCTCTCATCATGGATCGCCAGCAACGCGCTGGGTCCAGATGGACAAACCTCTTAAACGGCAACTTGAAAAGGAAGCTAGAAGCTTTAATTTGCGACTTAGAgttatgtattttattaccGACGTCCAGCTCATACAGGATGAAATAACGAG GTATCACTATTATCTACAACTGAAAATGGATGTTATCGATGGTAGAATTCACTGTAACTCTAGAGAGGCAAGCACCTTGGCAAGCTATTCGATGCAGGCAGAATTTGGCAATTACGACCCTCAACGACACACCGCAGAGTACCTTCAGCAGTGCAtactattttcaaaa AACGTTATACAAGCTGATTCTAGCGGGCAAGACTCATTACTTTCAGCAGCCATTGTTCGATACAAGAACCTTTCTGGTCTTACACAAGCTGCCGCAGAAGAACTTTATGTGTCTATTGCTGTACATCTGGAGGGTTATGGCCGAGAAACATTTGCTGCTAAG GATGATGCAAATAACGAAATCTTTCTTGGAATTTCAATGAACGGAATCATCATTGGGTACTCTAACGTGCAGCTGACATCATTTTACAG ATGGAAAGATATTAGCAATGTAATCAAtcataaaaaaacattcaaaatcGAATGTCAAGCTGAAAATGAAGAACCCAAGCAGTTTCATTTTAGTGATGCGCGAACAGCGAAGTATGTTTGGCGATTATGTATATCTCAGCATACATTCTACATGCAACACCAAGAGTCTAATCTCGTCAATAAAATGAGTAACAGTCATCTA gATCCTGATAATATTGATGTAAGAGATGAAATAAGAGACGTAAATATCGATAATGAAGCCAAAGCTACAAGTCAGGCACATTTCAATAGCTGCAATGATATATCCTCGTCGCCATTCCCTGTCGCTGCATCATCTATCAATATGGATACACTTCGTGCCTTACTTCCATCTTATAGACCGGCACCTGATTATGATACTGCCGTGCAAAGAAAATACAATACTGCCCCAAATGGTTCACATCACTATTACGCGAACCAATCGAATGTACATTCGCCCACACTTGCGCACGAAGTTTGTATGTCAACAATTATCAGCCCTGAATTATCGTCTCTactcggtaatgcagtgaaCAGAAGTAGATATTGA
- the LOC124176109 gene encoding tyrosine-protein phosphatase non-receptor type 21 isoform X3: protein MDKPLKRQLEKEARSFNLRLRVMYFITDVQLIQDEITRYHYYLQLKMDVIDGRIHCNSREASTLASYSMQAEFGNYDPQRHTAEYLQQCILFSKNVIQADSSGQDSLLSAAIVRYKNLSGLTQAAAEELYVSIAVHLEGYGRETFAAKDDANNEIFLGISMNGIIIGYSNVQLTSFYSSTCIICYRWKDISNVINHKKTFKIECQAENEEPKQFHFSDARTAKYVWRLCISQHTFYMQHQESNLVNKMSNSHLDPDNIDVRDEIRDVNIDNEAKATSQAHFNSCNDISSSPFPVAASSINMDTLRALLPSYRPAPDYDTAVQRKYNTAPNGSHHYYANQSNVHSPTLAHEVCMSTIISPELSSLLGNAVNRSRY, encoded by the exons ATGGACAAACCTCTTAAACGGCAACTTGAAAAGGAAGCTAGAAGCTTTAATTTGCGACTTAGAgttatgtattttattaccGACGTCCAGCTCATACAGGATGAAATAACGAG GTATCACTATTATCTACAACTGAAAATGGATGTTATCGATGGTAGAATTCACTGTAACTCTAGAGAGGCAAGCACCTTGGCAAGCTATTCGATGCAGGCAGAATTTGGCAATTACGACCCTCAACGACACACCGCAGAGTACCTTCAGCAGTGCAtactattttcaaaa AACGTTATACAAGCTGATTCTAGCGGGCAAGACTCATTACTTTCAGCAGCCATTGTTCGATACAAGAACCTTTCTGGTCTTACACAAGCTGCCGCAGAAGAACTTTATGTGTCTATTGCTGTACATCTGGAGGGTTATGGCCGAGAAACATTTGCTGCTAAG GATGATGCAAATAACGAAATCTTTCTTGGAATTTCAATGAACGGAATCATCATTGGGTACTCTAACGTGCAGCTGACATCATTTTACAG TTCTACCTGTATAATATGTTACAGATGGAAAGATATTAGCAATGTAATCAAtcataaaaaaacattcaaaatcGAATGTCAAGCTGAAAATGAAGAACCCAAGCAGTTTCATTTTAGTGATGCGCGAACAGCGAAGTATGTTTGGCGATTATGTATATCTCAGCATACATTCTACATGCAACACCAAGAGTCTAATCTCGTCAATAAAATGAGTAACAGTCATCTA gATCCTGATAATATTGATGTAAGAGATGAAATAAGAGACGTAAATATCGATAATGAAGCCAAAGCTACAAGTCAGGCACATTTCAATAGCTGCAATGATATATCCTCGTCGCCATTCCCTGTCGCTGCATCATCTATCAATATGGATACACTTCGTGCCTTACTTCCATCTTATAGACCGGCACCTGATTATGATACTGCCGTGCAAAGAAAATACAATACTGCCCCAAATGGTTCACATCACTATTACGCGAACCAATCGAATGTACATTCGCCCACACTTGCGCACGAAGTTTGTATGTCAACAATTATCAGCCCTGAATTATCGTCTCTactcggtaatgcagtgaaCAGAAGTAGATATTGA